From Herbiconiux flava, one genomic window encodes:
- a CDS encoding ribbon-helix-helix domain-containing protein: MPNQPKTPLRAFRIPEEIYDVLKAKAADEGRTVTDVVREALRDYIQRHDLG; encoded by the coding sequence GTGCCGAATCAGCCGAAAACTCCACTCCGCGCTTTCCGCATTCCAGAAGAGATCTACGACGTGCTGAAAGCCAAGGCTGCCGACGAAGGTCGCACTGTTACGGACGTAGTACGGGAGGCTCTTCGGGACTACATCCAGCGCCACGACCTCGGCTGA
- a CDS encoding BREX protein BrxB domain-containing protein, with protein MSRISDLVDAYRAELSLTWKDKVSGGERVWMLVYPPDLERQIRHSLPNLGLATTQAGHNWIVLDVSDDFGHWLSSHRHARAFYEEPSDLTQSILDQFETKLVARIRQTLQAAPAGAVVSLVGIGSIYPFLRASSVIKSVDSAVAGRLLVLFPGLHDPETHSFRLLDARDGFNYRARVIDPLKDLT; from the coding sequence ATGAGCCGTATCTCCGATCTCGTCGACGCCTATAGAGCCGAGTTGTCTCTAACGTGGAAAGACAAAGTTTCCGGTGGCGAGCGCGTCTGGATGCTTGTCTACCCGCCGGACCTAGAGCGTCAAATACGGCACTCGCTGCCGAACTTGGGGCTGGCGACGACCCAGGCAGGTCATAACTGGATCGTGCTCGATGTGAGCGACGACTTCGGGCACTGGTTGTCGTCACACCGGCACGCGCGGGCGTTCTATGAGGAGCCGAGTGACCTCACACAGTCGATCCTCGATCAGTTCGAGACGAAACTTGTCGCGCGCATCCGCCAGACACTTCAAGCGGCTCCCGCGGGCGCCGTCGTATCGCTGGTCGGTATTGGCTCGATCTACCCGTTCTTGCGTGCGTCGAGCGTGATCAAGTCTGTCGATTCTGCTGTCGCCGGCCGCCTCCTCGTTCTCTTCCCGGGACTTCACGACCCGGAGACTCACTCATTCCGCTTGCTCGACGCGCGCGACGGGTTCAACTACCGTGCCCGCGTCATCGATCCTCTGAAGGACCTCACGTGA
- the brxC gene encoding BREX system P-loop protein BrxC, protein MTINNDLFIRPPLSFEIPNDGVTNVDRPEDSNQWDVLKYELESFVWEGEYEHGLQRILDSYVGHRDRTTQPAVWVSGFYGSGKSHLVRVLQHLWADTCFPNGATARGLTYIPRGIQDQLTELTTLGRRDGASPWAAAGALDRSGDTLNSVFLSIILGAAGLPTRVAPAQVALWLAGNGHLVAVRDHITDNGGDLIEELGEYNLSTKLANAILASDTEFATSAKDVRAALRSQFPPDTRSFSTDETVALLKKILEYVGDGHIPPSLIVLDEVQQYISGDGGRAMEVQNLVESVSRELDGRVLLVATGQQELTADSTLQKIQDRFTVKVVLKNQDVDAVVRRVLLSKEPAKKPGLEGALASVAGQISRQLVGSKIQHTAEDDKNLTEDYPLLPVRRRFWESVLRQADAGRAGQLRSQLRIVHEANRKVAPEPLGTVVGADFLYSQKNEDLNGAGLLLKETQTLIHEQRQKNALRGRVLGLIHLIGLLPTSGHGDIGVRASADHLVDLLVENLAHDGDRLRQEVPAVLEVLASEGIIQQDGEEFRLQTKAGRDWDEAFRRHHAQVTDSEVSTERDALLLSEVGRSLPASIQQGRARESRKLALHADASLPPDSEAIPVWLRSEWDEGITAKQFDEAARSLGVDSPIILVHVPRLQAPAFAAVVRNKLAAQRVIDQQGIPQDDEGKQARSAMQTRLNRATDQVDAHVRSVTSKANVLLGGGTAPSGVSLRERIEAGAQDAATRLFPRFAEADDNRWPQVIARVKSGSAADALKAVHHDADPEQHRVIKEVLSRIGSAGTSANDVEKAVTSKPLGWPRDALMAALGVLLDTGVIRATLNGSEATTTDVLKQTRLGNVQLRREVTVLKPAEKIQARQVLSTLGFPTDNDGLVSAVEQAVKSLDQRAKDVSGPAPLPDISVPSNIQVIISSSGNDRVHALLGAKDELTSFSDRLGELEDRSKSRTTALALARSLATSSAGLETAMTVRDRLDALVSSRDLLADADPVAPIVKDLADALRDAIHSAAGALRDARKQAVESLEAQSVWKPLEQEQRASLLADHHLTAEPEPKLADPSAVLAAAQARPLQGWTAELDAIPQRASRALEAAMRLTTPAAKTVTVTVSTASLSSSDEVERYIDELRSQLLEALSSNDTVVVKG, encoded by the coding sequence GTGACGATCAACAATGACCTGTTTATTCGGCCCCCGCTGAGCTTCGAGATTCCGAACGACGGTGTCACCAACGTCGATCGTCCAGAGGACTCCAACCAGTGGGATGTCCTCAAGTACGAGCTCGAGAGTTTCGTCTGGGAGGGTGAGTACGAGCACGGCCTTCAGCGCATCCTTGACTCGTACGTCGGCCACCGGGACAGGACGACGCAGCCTGCCGTGTGGGTCTCGGGATTCTACGGCAGCGGCAAGTCCCACCTCGTCCGTGTGCTTCAGCACTTGTGGGCAGACACTTGCTTCCCGAACGGTGCTACTGCGCGAGGCCTGACCTACATCCCGCGGGGCATACAGGACCAGCTGACCGAGCTGACCACGCTCGGCCGCCGGGATGGCGCCTCCCCCTGGGCAGCCGCAGGTGCGCTCGACCGGAGCGGCGACACACTCAATTCGGTGTTCCTCTCCATCATCCTCGGGGCGGCCGGGCTGCCTACGCGAGTCGCGCCCGCTCAAGTGGCTCTCTGGCTGGCGGGCAACGGGCATCTCGTCGCCGTCCGCGATCACATCACGGACAACGGTGGGGACCTCATCGAAGAACTTGGCGAGTACAACCTCAGCACGAAGCTTGCGAACGCCATCCTCGCCTCCGACACGGAGTTCGCCACATCAGCCAAGGATGTGCGTGCCGCGCTTCGGAGTCAGTTCCCGCCGGACACGCGGTCGTTCTCCACTGACGAGACCGTCGCGCTGCTCAAGAAGATTCTTGAATACGTCGGCGATGGTCATATCCCGCCGTCGTTGATCGTCCTCGACGAGGTGCAGCAGTACATCAGTGGGGACGGTGGCCGCGCGATGGAGGTGCAGAACCTCGTCGAGTCGGTGTCCCGTGAACTCGATGGTCGCGTGCTGCTCGTCGCCACGGGCCAGCAGGAGTTGACGGCGGACTCCACACTCCAGAAGATCCAGGACCGTTTCACCGTCAAAGTTGTGCTCAAGAATCAAGATGTCGACGCCGTCGTCCGTCGTGTGCTGCTGAGTAAGGAGCCTGCGAAGAAGCCGGGTCTCGAAGGCGCCCTCGCGTCGGTCGCTGGGCAGATTTCCCGGCAGCTCGTCGGAAGTAAGATTCAGCACACCGCGGAGGACGACAAGAACCTGACCGAGGACTATCCGCTGCTTCCTGTTCGGCGTCGATTCTGGGAGAGCGTGCTCCGCCAGGCCGACGCCGGCCGCGCCGGACAGCTGCGCTCCCAGCTCCGGATCGTGCATGAGGCGAACCGGAAGGTTGCGCCTGAGCCACTGGGCACCGTGGTTGGTGCGGACTTTCTTTACTCCCAGAAGAATGAGGACTTGAACGGCGCAGGGCTTCTCCTCAAGGAGACGCAGACTCTAATCCATGAACAGCGACAGAAGAACGCCCTGCGTGGTCGCGTCCTCGGCCTGATCCATCTCATCGGTCTTCTCCCGACCTCGGGGCACGGGGACATCGGCGTGCGCGCCTCGGCGGACCATCTCGTCGACCTGCTCGTCGAAAATCTCGCCCATGATGGCGACAGGCTTCGGCAAGAAGTGCCTGCCGTGCTCGAGGTGCTCGCATCAGAGGGCATTATCCAGCAGGACGGCGAGGAGTTCCGTCTTCAGACGAAGGCGGGCCGCGATTGGGACGAGGCGTTCCGCAGGCACCACGCCCAGGTCACCGACAGCGAGGTGAGCACCGAGCGCGATGCGCTGTTGCTCTCAGAGGTCGGTCGGTCTCTGCCCGCTTCGATCCAGCAGGGGCGCGCCAGAGAATCGCGCAAGCTTGCCCTGCACGCCGATGCGTCGCTCCCGCCCGACTCCGAGGCGATCCCGGTGTGGCTCCGCTCAGAGTGGGACGAAGGAATCACTGCTAAGCAGTTCGATGAGGCCGCCCGCAGCCTTGGCGTCGACTCGCCGATCATCCTCGTCCATGTTCCGCGGCTCCAGGCCCCCGCATTCGCAGCGGTGGTCCGCAACAAGCTCGCTGCACAGCGAGTGATTGACCAGCAGGGCATTCCTCAAGACGATGAGGGCAAGCAAGCCAGAAGTGCGATGCAGACCCGCCTCAATCGCGCGACGGACCAGGTGGACGCCCATGTCCGCAGCGTCACATCCAAAGCAAACGTTCTCCTCGGCGGCGGGACCGCACCCAGCGGAGTTAGCCTGCGCGAACGCATTGAAGCTGGCGCGCAGGACGCCGCGACGCGGCTCTTCCCGCGGTTCGCCGAGGCAGATGACAATCGCTGGCCGCAGGTGATCGCCAGGGTCAAGAGCGGGTCGGCGGCTGATGCACTTAAAGCCGTCCATCACGACGCCGACCCCGAGCAGCATCGCGTTATCAAAGAGGTGCTCAGCCGCATCGGCTCGGCTGGCACCTCCGCGAACGACGTCGAGAAGGCGGTCACTTCCAAACCGCTCGGCTGGCCGAGGGACGCGCTCATGGCTGCCCTCGGTGTGCTCCTTGACACCGGGGTGATTCGAGCGACGCTCAATGGCAGTGAAGCAACAACTACCGACGTACTGAAGCAGACCCGCCTCGGCAATGTGCAGCTCCGCCGTGAAGTAACAGTTCTCAAGCCTGCCGAGAAGATTCAGGCGCGCCAAGTGCTGAGCACCCTCGGGTTCCCGACCGACAACGATGGACTCGTCTCGGCGGTCGAGCAGGCCGTGAAGTCGCTCGATCAGCGCGCGAAGGATGTGAGCGGACCGGCGCCGCTCCCGGACATCAGCGTCCCGAGCAACATCCAGGTCATCATCAGCAGTTCCGGCAACGATCGAGTGCACGCTTTACTAGGCGCGAAAGATGAACTCACTAGTTTCAGCGACAGGCTCGGGGAGCTTGAGGACCGCAGCAAGAGCCGAACCACAGCCTTGGCGCTCGCTCGCTCGCTCGCTACCTCCTCTGCCGGATTAGAGACCGCGATGACCGTACGGGACCGCCTCGACGCACTGGTCTCAAGCCGTGATCTACTCGCCGACGCCGACCCTGTCGCCCCGATCGTCAAGGACCTGGCCGACGCGCTTCGTGACGCGATCCACTCAGCAGCGGGTGCGTTGAGGGACGCCCGCAAGCAGGCTGTCGAAAGCCTCGAAGCGCAGTCTGTATGGAAGCCGCTTGAACAGGAGCAACGCGCGTCGCTCCTCGCGGACCATCACCTCACTGCAGAGCCGGAGCCCAAATTGGCTGATCCATCGGCTGTACTGGCGGCGGCGCAGGCGCGACCTCTGCAAGGGTGGACCGCCGAACTGGACGCGATCCCGCAGCGTGCGTCTCGCGCTCTGGAAGCGGCCATGCGGCTGACGACCCCTGCGGCGAAGACCGTCACGGTCACCGTCTCGACTGCGAGCCTGAGCAGCTCGGACGAGGTCGAGCGGTACATCGACGAACTACGGTCGCAGCTTCTCGAAGCCCTGAGCAGCAATGACACCGTCGTGGTGAAGGGCTAA